ATCCGCTACAGCTTCTGAGTCCGACCGGCCGCGTCCACGGGCGCGGCACGGCAGGAGCCTCGCTGACGAACGGCACGCCCCCGGGAGCCTCGCGCTTCCGGGGGCGTGTCGCGTCCGGCACGCGCGCCGCGTACCGTATCGCGAACCGCACCGCGATCCTGGCACCCGCATGGCACGCATCGTCCTCAACACCTGGGGCTCGCACGGCGACGTCGATCCCGCGCTGGCGCTCGCGCGCGGGCTGCGCGCCCGCGGCCACGCGCCGGTGCTCGCGGCGCCCGCCTTCTACCGCGACGTCGCGGCGGCGGCGGGGATCGCGTCCCATGCCGTCGGCCCCGAGTTCGATCCCACCGACACGGCGCTCGTGCGCCGCATCATGGACCGCCGCCGCGGCAGCGAGGTGCTGCTGCGCGAGCTGCTGCTGCCGGCGGTCGAGGGCGCGTTCGCGGAGCTCGACGCGGCCGCGGACGGCGCGGACCTGCTGGTGAGCCACCCGGCGACCTTCGCCGCGCCCGTGGTGGCCGAGTCGCGCCGGCTCCGCTGGGCGTCGACGGTGCTCGCGCCGCTGTCGTTCTGGTCGGCGCACGACGTGCCGGTGCTGCCGCCCGCGCCGTGGCTCAAGCAGCTGGAAGCCCTCGGGCCGTGGGTGGGCCGCGCGATCATCGGCGCGTCGCGCCTCGCCACGCGCGGCTGGACGGCGCCGCTCGATCGGCTGCGCGCGCGCCTCGGGCTTCCGCGCGGCGCGCATCCGTTCTTCGAGGGACAGCACGCACCGGCGCTGGTGCTCGCGCTCTTCTCGCGCGTGCTGGGCGCGCCGCAGCCCGACTGGCCGGCGCACGTCGTGGTCACCGGCCAGCTGCTCTACGACGCGGCGCACGGCACGGCGCTGTCGCCGGCGCTGGAGGCGTTCCTCGATGCGGGCCCGCCGCCGGTCGTCTTCACGCTCGGCACGTCGGCGGTGCTGGCGTCGGGCGACTTCTTCCCGGAGAGCCTGGCGGCCGCACGGCGCGCGGGGCTGCGCGCGGTGCTGATGGTCGGCCGCGAGCGGCTCGCCGAGTTCGCGAGCGCGAACGCGGACGACGCGATCGCGATCGCCGCCGCGCCGCACTCGCAGCTCTTCCCGCGCGCGGCCGCGGTGGTGCAGCAGTGCGGCATCGGCACGCTGGGGCAGGGGCTCCGCGCGGGGCGGCCGATGCTCGCGGTGCCGTTCGCGCACGACCAGCCCGACAATGCGTATCGCGTGACGCGGCTGGGCGTCGCGCGCACGGTCCATCCGTGGCGCTACCGCGCGGCGCGGGTGGCCACCGCCCTGCGCGCGCTGCTGGACGATCCGGGCTACGCGGCGCGTGCCGCGCAGGTGGCCGCGCAGGTGCGCACGGAGGACGGCGTCGCGACCGCCTGCGACGCGATCGAGGCGCTGCTGCGCGGCGAGGAGCCGCCGGCCGCGCGGGCCGGCGGCGCCCCATGAGTCACGTGCCCCGACGCTCCGCGTCGGCGGCGACGGCGCGCGCGATGTGCGGGAACATCGCCGGCGTGGGGACGGCGCCGTGGCGCTGCCGGAGCGTGTCGCCCTCGCGCGCGTAGAGCGCCCGCACCGAGGCTTCCATCTGCGGATCGCCGCCGGTGAACTCGTGCGTCAGCGCGGTCCAGCGCCGCGCGAGCGCGATGACCTCGGGCGAGCCCGGGTCGGCGCCGCGGTCCATGGCGGCCTGCACGGCGGGGATGATCTCCGCCCACTCGGCCTGCACGGCCTGCATGCGCTCCGGGCCCGCGCGCTCGCGCCGCTCGCGGAGGACGTCCAGCTGCTCGGGGGTGAAGTACTGGTCCATGCGCGTGATCTCCTCGATCAGGCGGCACAGCTCGTCCAGCGAGACGATGCGCGCCGCGTCCATGTCGGCGCCGAGCCGGGTGAGCCGCTCGGCGAGCCTGGCCTGGCGCCCGGCCTCGCGCCGGGCGCGCTCCGCGTGCAGCGCGAGCACGCGCCGCGGGGTGAGGGCCGCGCCGCCGTCGAGCAGGCGCCCCACCTCGTCCAGCGAGATCCCCATGGCCCGCAGCGACTGGATCTGCTGCAGCCGCTCGACGTCCGGCCGGCCGTAGAGCCGGTGCCCGGACGGCGTGCGCAGCGAGGGCCGCAGCAACCCGATCGCGTCGTAGTGGTGCAGCGCGCGCACCGAGACGCCGGTGCGGCGGGCGAGCTCGCCGACCTTCAGCGGCGATGCGTCGCCTCCGGTACGCTCTGCGGTCATGGGGATCGTCGTGGCCACGGGGCCAGGATAGGACCTGACGCTACGTGAGGTGCAAGAGGGCTGCGGACTGCGGGCTGCGGATCGGGCCTCGGGACGCGTCGGCGCGCCGGACCTGTTGGCCTGTTGGAGGGATGCGGATTCTGCGGATTGGAACGGATCGAACGGATCGCTCCGGCCCGGCGGATGGGACGTCGCGGCCACGCGGGACGATCCGAAGGATCCGTTCGCATCCGAAGCATCCGCATCCCCCCCAATAGGCAACCAATAGGCAAGAGGAGTCCGGCGTACCGGAACAACATGCAAGAGCTGACACGATGAAGAAGAGGCTCCGCACCGGCGCATCTCACGTCGCGCCGCACGGAGCCTCCTGGTCATCCTGTCATCCTGTCAGAGCGGTTTGCGGTTCGGATCCGCAGCCCGCTGCCCTAGAAGATCTCCAGGTTGATGAACCGCCGCGGGTTCTTCTTGAACTCGAGCGTCAGCGAGTCGAGCCGCGTCACGAGCCGCCGCACGTCGGAGTAGAGCAGCGTGTCCGTCAGCAGCTTGCCGGCCGTGCCGCTGCCGCCGCGCAGGTCGCCGATGGTCCCGTTGAGCTGTGCCACCGTCAGGCGCAGCGAGTCGGAGAGCGCGGCCGCGTTGGCGGCGGTGGCGCGCACGCTCCGCAGCGTGGAGTCGACCGTGGCCGAGTCGACGGCGCTCAGGGAGCGACGCACCGTGCGCTGCGTGGCCGAGAGCTGGCGCGACTGCTCGGCGGCGATGACCGCCAGCTGCGCGACGAGCGCGTTCGTGCGGGCGATCGTCTGCCGCATGTCGCCCAGGCCCCCGCTGTCCACGAGCTGCGCCTGCAGCTGCTTGGACAGGTTGACCGCGATCGTCGCCACGCTGTCGCCCTTGGCCGTCAGCTCGGGGATGCCGGGCGCCGCCGCTCCCGCGGGCACCGTGTCGCCGGCCACGTAGGAGCGCGGGTCCGGCGTGCCCAGGAGCGCCACCTCCGCGTCGCCGAAGATGCCGACCGCCTGCACCACCGAGCGCGCGTTGCGCGGGATCTTGCGGCCCTCCTCGATGGCCATCTTCAGCACGAGCGTCCCGTCGTCGCGCAGCTGCACGTCCTCGACGTAGCCCACCTGCACGCCCGCGAGGCGCACCGCCTGGCCCACCTTCAGGTTGGTGCCCCACCTGAAGATGGAGTACAGCGGGTAGCCCGAGCGGAAGCCGCCGCGCACCAGCCAGATCGTGCCGAGGATGCCGATGGCGAGCGACACGAGCAGCAGGCCGCCGACGAGGATCTCATTGCGACGCTTCATGAGCGCATCAGTTGGAGAGCAGCGGGCCGCGGCGGCGCATGAGGCGCCGCATCAGGCGCTGACGTACTGCGCGAGCGCGGCCGCGATGATCGCGTCCAGCACGAGGATCGACATCGACGCGACGACCACCGCGCGCGCCGTGGAGCGGCCGACGCCCTCGGCGCCGGCGCCGGTGACGTAGCCCTCGTACGAGCAGACGAACGCCACCGCGCCGCCGAAGAAGAACGCCTTGATCAACCCGTAGATCACCTGGAACGGCACGAACGCGAGCCGCAGCCCGGCCACGTAGTCCGTCGACGTGACCGGCGTCGCCGCCAGCAGCGTGAGCCAGGCGACCGTGATCGCGGTGAAGTTCGCGATCAGCACGAGCACCGGGAACATGATCAGCGCGGCCACCAGCCGCGGCGTCGCGAGGTAGCCGACGGGATCGTAGGCCAGCGTCTCGAGCGCGTCGATCTGCTCGGTGACGCGCATCGTCCCGATCTCCGCGGTCATGCGCGCGCCCACGCGGCCGCACAGCACGATGGCCGTCATGAGGGGCCCGAGCTCCAGCACGATGCTGCCGCGGACCAGGAGGCCGAGCACCGACAGCTGCACGCCGGCGAACAGCTGGTAGTACGACTGGAACGCCGTGACGCCGCCCAGGAAGCCGGCGACGATGAGCACGAGCGGCAGCGAGTCGACGCCGATGCCGCGCATCTGCCGCACAGCCTCGGCCCACCACGTGGACGGATGCGCGAGCGCGCGCCCGACGTCGCGCCCGAAGTACGCGCGCTCGCCGAAGGCCCGCAGCAGCCCGCGCGCCGTGCGCGAGGTGCGGGTGAGGATCGCCCAGCGGGGGACGGGGGCCAGGGTGGTGGACACGAGCCCTAAACTAACGGCGAAGGACGGAAGGGCGGAGGACGATGAAGCGGAGGACGGAGGGGCGTGAAACGGTGAGGCGGACCCTTCGCGCTTGACGCTTCAAGCCGAGAGGTCCGCTTCTTCGTTTCGCGCCCTTCCGTCCTCCGCCTCACCGTTCTCCGCTCCATCGTCCTCCGCGGGTTCGACACCTCACGTCTTGACCCGCAGGAGCAAGATTCCGCCCACCACGCCGAACAGCGCCGAGGGGATCCACGCCGCGAGCTCGGGCTGGATCAGCCCCTTCCCGCCGATGGCGCGGGTCAGCTGGATGAGCACGAGGAAGATGATCGTCGTCCCGAGGCTCAGGCCCACGCCGTACGCCGTGCCACCGCGCTGCGTGCTGGTGGCCAGCGGGGCGCCGAAGAGCAGGATGATCACGCAGGTGACCGGGATCGCGATCTTCAGCATGCGCTCCACGCGCAGCTTCCCGACGTCCACGCCCGAGCGCTCCATCGCCTGGATGAACGCGCCCAGCTCGCGGAAGTCCATGTCGGCCGGCGCCTTGGCGGACGACAGCAGGTCGCGGGGGCGCTCGTTCATGCGGCGGTCGAGGACCGAGTCGAACTGGAACGCGTGCACCACCGTGTCGCCCGGCATCAGGTGGATCGCGCCCTTGCGCAGCATCCACCCCTGGCCCGCGCGGTAGCGGGCGTCGTTCGCCGCGGCCAGCACGCCCGGGTACTCGGCGCCGTTCCCCTTCCGCTCCAGCTGGGGCTTCACCAGCTGCCCCGAGTCCACCAGGAGGAGCTGCGCCTGGTAGACGCGTCCGCCCTCCGCGGCGTAGGCGAAGTTGGCGCGCGCGACGCCCATCGGGTCCTCGCGCTCCTTGAGGAGGCGCATGCGCACCGCGTTGGCGTCGGGCGACAGCTCGCCGAGCGCCATGCCGACGCAGGTCGCGATCATGGCGCCCCAGACGATGGGGAGGATGAAGCGGTAGAAGCTGATCCCCGACGCCTTGGCCGCCGTGATCTCGGAGTGCCGCGTGACGGCACCGACGGTGAACACGGTCGCGAACAGCACCGCCGCCGGCAGCACCAAGAACATCTGCTCGGGCAGCCAGTAGACGTAGCTGAGCAGCAGGTCGGCGCGCGGGATCTTGCGGCCGAGGTACTTGTTGAGGTTGTCGACGAGGTCGATCACGAACAGCAGCAGCGGGAAGCCGAGCGCCGTGACCGTGAAGACCTTCATGAACTCGACGAACACGTAGCGATCGAGCGCGCTGCCGAGCCGCATCCGGCGCTTGGCGCCCACCGGACGGGCCGCCGCCGTGGAGCCGACGGCCGGCGTGCGCACCGGGGCGGGGTGGACGGCGGCGCTCATGCCGCCCCCTGGGCCCGGGCCGCACCGGCGACCGCCGCGCGCGCCTCGGCCTGCCGGCGCAGCTCCTTGCGGTGCCGCAGCATCCACCACCACTCCGCGAGCCCGCCGCCGCGCGCCGAGCCGCTCTCGCGGCCCATGCGCCACGCGAGCACGACGCCCACGGCGCCGAACAGCACGTTCGCCGCCCACATCGACACCCAGCTGGGGAGCAGGCCGCGCGTGGCCAGCTCCTCGCCGGCGATCAGGAAGCAGTAGTAGAGCGCGAACACGAACAGGCTCATGCCGATCACCAGCCCCACGCCGCCGCGCGGGAAGCGCAATGCAACGGGAGCACCGAGGAGGACGAACACGATGCAGGCGACGGCGAGCGCGAACTTCTTGTGGATCTCGATGTCGTAGCCGTTCATCTGCGTCGCCGTCTCGGTCAGGCGCAGGCGGGCGATCGCGAGCATCGAGCCCGCGCTCGCGGCGGCCGAGACGGCACTGTCGGGCGTCTGGGTGGGGGTGGGCGGCAGCGGCTGGCCGGTGACGGTCGCGCCGGGGACGGCGCCGGGCTGGCCGGGCACCGGCTGGCCGGGCACCGGCTGGCCGGGCACCGGCTGGCCTGGGACCATGGGGACGACCGGCACCCCGGGCTGACCCGGCAGCGCCGCCGTGTCGGCGCGCGACGGCTGCGCACCCGGCGGCACCGTCGCGGGAACGCCCGGCGGGACGGCCGGCGGGACGGCCGGCGGGGTCGGCGCCGGCTGCGGGGTCGGCGTCGCGGGGCGGCGCGTGGTGTCCTGCGCCGGCGTGGGCGCGGGCGTCGTCGCCGGCGATGCCGGCGATGCAGGCGACGGCGTGGCGGGACGGCGCGTCGTGTCCTGCGCGGGCGGCTGCAGTGCCGGCACCGATGCGGGCCGCACCTCCATGGCGCCCGCCGTGCGCACCGGCAGCACCTCCTGCACGGCGCCGCGCACGCCCTTCACCGCCTGGCAGTACAGCCGGCCGAGGCCCAGGAACACCTTGCCCGGCGGCGCGGCCTCGGGGCGCTTGCGCCGCAGCGAGTCGGCGAGCGCCTGGTCGAACTCGAGGCGCGCGATCAGGTATTCCTTCCGCGAGCGCAGGTAGGCGTCCTGCAGCTCGCAGATCGACATCTCGCGGTCGCTCTTGAAGCTGGTGCCGTTCTTGTCGGTCTGCGTGAACGACTTCGCGACGTCGCGCACGCGCACCAGGTTCGTCTGGTAGAACAGGCGCTGCAGCTCGTTCGGCTTCCCCTCGCCCAGGTTCTCGATGACGCCGTGGTAGAGCGTCATCTCGATGTCCTTCTGGTTCTTGGACATCGCCAGCTGGCCGCTGTCCGCGCGGATGGTCCGCATCTCCGGGCGCGACATGTCGTAGATCGTCACGTCCCTGAGCGCGCCGCGCTCGTTGTAGACGTGCGTCGCGCGCAGGACGAACTGCGGCGTCACCTCGTTCAGCACCTGCTCGCGCAGCGCGAACGTCGGCCGCGTGCGGGCGATGTCGCCCGTCAGCACGGTGAGCCGGTGGTTGGCGCGCGGCAGCACCTGGTCGTTGAAGTAGACCATCAGCCCCGCCAGCCCGACGGCCGCCACCAGCACGGGGCCGAGCAGCCGGCTCATCGCCACGCCGCTCGCCTTGAAGGCGGTCACCTCGTTCTCGGCCGCCAGCCGGCTGAACGCGTAGAGGACGGAGACCAGCACCGCCATCGGCAGCGTCATCGCCACCGTGAACGGGATGGACAGCACGAAGAACTCCCCGATGACGCGCCAGGGGAGCCCCTTGCCGACCAGGTCGCCGAACTTGCGCGAGATGTAGTTGAGCAGCAGGAGCGAGGTCAGCGCCGACAACGCGAACGTCAGCGGACCGAGGTGCTCCCGGAGCACGTACTTGGTGGTGATCTTCACGACGTCGGGCGAACGTGTAACCGCAAGACGCACCGCAATTTCGGCTGCGGTTGTCGCGATCGGGCATCCCGGTATATTCCACCGGCCGCGGGGGGCGACACAAGCCCGACCGCGTCCCCTCGTAGTACCCACGCCCTCGGGTTTGGTGCGTCTCCTCCGGATCCTGCTCGGCGGCGCCCTGCTGGGTGGTGCGCCCGCCGCCGCGCAGGTCCGTCCGGCGCCGGCCCCTCCCACGGCGCCCTCTCCCACGCCCGCGGCCCCGTCGCCGAGTCCCGCGCCCGTCCCGGCGCCGCAGGACTCCGCGCGCCGCGCGGGCGCGCCGCCCACGGTCCGCATGCCCGTGGACACCGCGGGCCGCCGCCGCGCCCCGGCCGACTCGCTGCGCGGCGCCCGCACGGACTCCAGCGCCGCGCCCGGCGCCGCGCCGCGGTCGGCCGCCGACACGCTGCGCCTGCCCGGCGACAGCGCCCGCCGGGCGGAGCGTTCCGCCGCCGACACGACCGAGAAGGACCCGCTCGCCGACCTCGACCTGCACGTGGTCGGCCGGATGGAGTCCAAGATGGAGCGCACGCGCGACGCGCGGTGCGCGCAGGGGTTCGCGGTCGCCCTCGGCTGCCGCTCGACCTTCCAGCCGAACTTCGACTTCCAGTTCAACGTCCGGAGCGCCGGCGCGGTGGCCGAGCGGCTGCACCTGAACGTGGACTACGACTCGCAGCGCGAGTTCGACGCGTCGAACGTGATCAGCGCCTGGTACCAGGGGAAGCCGGGCGCGAAGCTCGGGCGCGTGGAGGTCGGCAACGTCTCGTTCACGCCGCCCGCGTCGCGCTTCCTCACCGCCGGCATCCCGAGCAACAACTACGGCATGCAGGCCGTGGGGCAGCTCGGCAGCATGGTGTGGCGCGCCATCGCCGCGCAGCAGAAGGGGACCGTGCAGCGCGACCGCGTGTTCACGGTCGGCGATCGCTCGGTGCAGACGACGGAGCGCCCGCTCGACGACTTCCAGGTCGAGCCGCGCCGCTTCTTCTTCACGATCG
This is a stretch of genomic DNA from Roseisolibacter agri. It encodes these proteins:
- a CDS encoding glycosyltransferase; the encoded protein is MARIVLNTWGSHGDVDPALALARGLRARGHAPVLAAPAFYRDVAAAAGIASHAVGPEFDPTDTALVRRIMDRRRGSEVLLRELLLPAVEGAFAELDAAADGADLLVSHPATFAAPVVAESRRLRWASTVLAPLSFWSAHDVPVLPPAPWLKQLEALGPWVGRAIIGASRLATRGWTAPLDRLRARLGLPRGAHPFFEGQHAPALVLALFSRVLGAPQPDWPAHVVVTGQLLYDAAHGTALSPALEAFLDAGPPPVVFTLGTSAVLASGDFFPESLAAARRAGLRAVLMVGRERLAEFASANADDAIAIAAAPHSQLFPRAAAVVQQCGIGTLGQGLRAGRPMLAVPFAHDQPDNAYRVTRLGVARTVHPWRYRAARVATALRALLDDPGYAARAAQVAAQVRTEDGVATACDAIEALLRGEEPPAARAGGAP
- a CDS encoding MerR family transcriptional regulator; amino-acid sequence: MTAERTGGDASPLKVGELARRTGVSVRALHHYDAIGLLRPSLRTPSGHRLYGRPDVERLQQIQSLRAMGISLDEVGRLLDGGAALTPRRVLALHAERARREAGRQARLAERLTRLGADMDAARIVSLDELCRLIEEITRMDQYFTPEQLDVLRERRERAGPERMQAVQAEWAEIIPAVQAAMDRGADPGSPEVIALARRWTALTHEFTGGDPQMEASVRALYAREGDTLRQRHGAVPTPAMFPHIARAVAADAERRGT
- a CDS encoding MlaD family protein, which translates into the protein MKRRNEILVGGLLLVSLAIGILGTIWLVRGGFRSGYPLYSIFRWGTNLKVGQAVRLAGVQVGYVEDVQLRDDGTLVLKMAIEEGRKIPRNARSVVQAVGIFGDAEVALLGTPDPRSYVAGDTVPAGAAAPGIPELTAKGDSVATIAVNLSKQLQAQLVDSGGLGDMRQTIARTNALVAQLAVIAAEQSRQLSATQRTVRRSLSAVDSATVDSTLRSVRATAANAAALSDSLRLTVAQLNGTIGDLRGGSGTAGKLLTDTLLYSDVRRLVTRLDSLTLEFKKNPRRFINLEIF
- a CDS encoding MlaE family ABC transporter permease, yielding MSTTLAPVPRWAILTRTSRTARGLLRAFGERAYFGRDVGRALAHPSTWWAEAVRQMRGIGVDSLPLVLIVAGFLGGVTAFQSYYQLFAGVQLSVLGLLVRGSIVLELGPLMTAIVLCGRVGARMTAEIGTMRVTEQIDALETLAYDPVGYLATPRLVAALIMFPVLVLIANFTAITVAWLTLLAATPVTSTDYVAGLRLAFVPFQVIYGLIKAFFFGGAVAFVCSYEGYVTGAGAEGVGRSTARAVVVASMSILVLDAIIAAALAQYVSA
- a CDS encoding LptF/LptG family permease, which encodes MSAAVHPAPVRTPAVGSTAAARPVGAKRRMRLGSALDRYVFVEFMKVFTVTALGFPLLLFVIDLVDNLNKYLGRKIPRADLLLSYVYWLPEQMFLVLPAAVLFATVFTVGAVTRHSEITAAKASGISFYRFILPIVWGAMIATCVGMALGELSPDANAVRMRLLKEREDPMGVARANFAYAAEGGRVYQAQLLLVDSGQLVKPQLERKGNGAEYPGVLAAANDARYRAGQGWMLRKGAIHLMPGDTVVHAFQFDSVLDRRMNERPRDLLSSAKAPADMDFRELGAFIQAMERSGVDVGKLRVERMLKIAIPVTCVIILLFGAPLATSTQRGGTAYGVGLSLGTTIIFLVLIQLTRAIGGKGLIQPELAAWIPSALFGVVGGILLLRVKT
- a CDS encoding LptF/LptG family permease; translated protein: MKITTKYVLREHLGPLTFALSALTSLLLLNYISRKFGDLVGKGLPWRVIGEFFVLSIPFTVAMTLPMAVLVSVLYAFSRLAAENEVTAFKASGVAMSRLLGPVLVAAVGLAGLMVYFNDQVLPRANHRLTVLTGDIARTRPTFALREQVLNEVTPQFVLRATHVYNERGALRDVTIYDMSRPEMRTIRADSGQLAMSKNQKDIEMTLYHGVIENLGEGKPNELQRLFYQTNLVRVRDVAKSFTQTDKNGTSFKSDREMSICELQDAYLRSRKEYLIARLEFDQALADSLRRKRPEAAPPGKVFLGLGRLYCQAVKGVRGAVQEVLPVRTAGAMEVRPASVPALQPPAQDTTRRPATPSPASPASPATTPAPTPAQDTTRRPATPTPQPAPTPPAVPPAVPPGVPATVPPGAQPSRADTAALPGQPGVPVVPMVPGQPVPGQPVPGQPVPGQPGAVPGATVTGQPLPPTPTQTPDSAVSAAASAGSMLAIARLRLTETATQMNGYDIEIHKKFALAVACIVFVLLGAPVALRFPRGGVGLVIGMSLFVFALYYCFLIAGEELATRGLLPSWVSMWAANVLFGAVGVVLAWRMGRESGSARGGGLAEWWWMLRHRKELRRQAEARAAVAGAARAQGAA